ACGGGTTCGGTGGCCTCGCCGTTCCGCGAGACCGAGGGGATGCTCGACGGCAGCGACGCCATCGCGGACTGGCCGGTCCTCAACGCGATGCTCAACGTGGCGAGCGGCGCCTCGTGGGTCTCGTTCCATCACGGTGGCGGAGTGGGGATCGGGAACTCGCTCCACGCGGGGCAGGTGATCGTCGCGGATGGAACGCCGGCCGCGGCGAGCCGGCTCGACCGCGTGCTCACCAACGATCCCGGCCTCGGCGTCGCGCGCCACGCTGACGCGGGCTACGACCTCGCGAAGGAGACCGCGGCGCGCCACGGGATCCGCCTGCCGATGGAAGAATCCGGCCATTAGCCGTCTCGCTCTCGTCAACGCGGGAGCTGTGGTCACCGGGCCGCCGACGGGCGATCCGGTGCGGCGGCCTGGCTGGGACCACCTCGGCGTGCGGACCGGCGTCGGGGTCGGCGTTGAGGACGGGCGCATCGCGATGGTCGCGCCTGATCGCGATGTGAGGGATTGGTTCCATGAAGCGGCTCGCCGGCGGGGTCCCACGCCCGACGGCGGTCGGACGGCACGCTCGGCACCCGCCGCCGGGCCCGGGCCCCCGCCGGACTCGCCGCCAGATGAAATTGTCTCCTGCGAAGGCCGGCTGGTAACGCCCGGCTTGGTGGACTGCCACACCCACGCCGTCTTTGGAAAGCCGCGGTTGGATGACCAGGGCCGGCGGGCGCGAGGGGAGGACTACAAGGAAATCGCGGCGGCGGGCGGCGGGATCCTGTCGTCGGTCGCGGACTTCCGTGCCCGCGGCGAGGACGAGCTGCTGGACCTCACTCGCACGCGAGTGAGCCTGCTAGCCACCCTGGGCACGACGTCGGTCGAGATCAAGTCGGGGTACGGACTCGCGCTGGAAGAAGAGCTGAAAGCGCTGCGCGTAGCGCGACGCCTGAGCGCGGAGCTGCCGGTCACCGTGGTGCCGACGTTCCTCGGTGCGCACGAGGTGCCGGCGGAGTACCGGTCGAAACGCGACGCATACATCCATCTGGTCACCGATCAGATGCTCCCGGCGGTCGTGCGCGAGGGGCTGGCGTCGTTCTGCGACGTCTTCTGCGAGCCGGGCGTGTTCTCGATCGCGGAGAGCGAGGCCATCCTCACCGCCGCTCAGTCCCTGGGTCTCGGCGCGAAACTCCACGCCGACGAGCTCGACCCGGCGGGTGGCGCGCAGCTCGCCGCCAGGCTCGGCGCCGTCTCTGCCGACCACCTCGCCGCCATCCATCCCCAGGGCATCGACGCCCTGGCGGCGAGCGGGACGGTGGCGGTGCTGCTGCCCGGCACGCTGGTCTTCCTGGGCAAAGCGCGGCAGGCGCCCGCGCGAGCCCTCGTGGACTCGGGCGCGATCGTCGCCCTGGCCACGGACTTCAATCCCGGCAGCTCGCCCAGCGCGAACCTGCCGTTGATGATGGCCCTGGCGGTGAGCCAGTCGCGGCTCCAGCCCGAGGAGGCGTTCATCGGCGCGACCGTGAACGCCGCGTGGGCGCTGCGACTGGCCGATGGGCAGGGGCGGCTCGTCCCGGGCGGACGGGCGGACGTGGCGGTGTGGAACTGCCGCGATGTGAGGGAGCTCGCCTACTGGTACGGAATGCCGCTCGCGTGGCGGGTTTACGCCGCCGGTCGTCCTTGTCATGAACCTGATGCGGGCATATCTTCAGCCCGATATCGCGCCGGGCCACTTTCTCCGCCACAATCCTAGGTTTTCGTGGGCGCATGAGCAATCTCGACAAGTTCAAAGATCAGGCACGCAAGTTCGAGCTGAAGGGGCAGTGGCAGAAGGCGATCGACCAGCTCACCAAGGCTATCGACACCTTCGAGGCCACCCCCGATGGTGACGACGCCGAGCTCGTGCTTTACAATCGGGTCGGCGATCTCTACCAGAAGGCCGGCGACACCCAGAACGCCATCACGTATTACGAGCGTGCCGTCGACAAGTACACCGAGGTCGGTCTCGCCAACAACGCCATAGCGCTCTCCAACAAGCTCCTGCGCCTCGCGCCGGGACGCTCTCAGGTGTACCTCAAGCTCGGCATCCTTTTCGCGAAGAAGGGCTTCGGCCCCGATGCCAAGCATAACCTTCTCGAGTATGCCGACCGGATGCAGAAGGCCGGCCAGATCGAGGAGGCGTTCAAGGCGCTGAAGAAGTTCGCCGAGATGACGCCCGGGAACGACGACATCTGGGCGGTGCTGGCGCAGCAGGCGCGGGCTCAGGCCAAGACTCCCGAGGCGGCGGAGCAGGTCGAGAAGCTGCTGGCGGAGTTCGAGGCGAAGGACAGGGTGGCCACGCAGCGGCGCTCGCGGATGAGCCGGAGCATGCTGACGGGCGAGGAGCTGCCGCCGGAACCGCCCGCCAAGAGGGACCTCGTATTCCTCGACATCAACGAGCCGGTGCAGCCGCGCCGCAGCGCCGTTGCAAAGGCTCCCGTCCTGGAACCGACCCCGCCCGAGCCGGAGATCCCGGCGCTCGAGATCGAGACGACGTCGCTCGCGGAGCCCGAGGTTGCGCCCCCCAGCGCCGACCTCCCGCTGCTCGAGCTGGAGCCCACGTCGCTCGCCGAGCCTGAAGCCGCTCCCCCCCTCGACGACCTGGGATCGCTCGACCTGGAGGTAGCGCCGGTCGCGGGAGGGCCGCAGGAAGAGGCGCCATCGACCGCCGGCCTCCCGCTGCTGGACGTCGAAGAGGAGGCACCCGCCGCAGCGGAGATCAGCTCGACGCTCGAATTCCTCGACCTGGGGGAGGTGACGACGGCCGCGCCGAGCGTCGAGGACCTCGAGTCCCGCATCGCCGCTGGTCCCGAGGATTGGGAGGCGCACCGACTTCTGGGCGAGGCGCTGCTCGAGCAGGGTGAGCGTGAGCGCGGTCTCGCCGAGCTCGACGCGGCGATGGATGGCTACGACCAGGCGGGAGACCTGGAGATGGCGAACGCCGTCACCGAGGAGGTGATCCGCCTCAACCCGAACAGCGTGCGGCACCAGCAGCGCCGGGTCGAGATCGCGTACCGGCGCGGCGACAAGGCGCGCCTCGTGGACGCGTACGTCGAGCTGGCCGATGCGCTGTTGCGCTCGAACGATCTCGACAAGGCCATCGCGGTCTACCAGCGGGTGCTGGAGCACGATCCGTCCAACGTCCGGTCCAAGTCCGCGCTCGATACCCTGGCGCCTCCCGCCGCGCCCGCGGTGCCTCAGGCCCCCCCGCCCGCCGCCGCCGTGGCGGCCAAGGGGGACTACGTGGACCTCGGGGCCCTTCTATTCGACGACGAGGACGAAGGCTCGGTCAAGGACACGCGGATGCGGATCGAGGACGAGGAGCCCTCCGGCGACGACAAGAAGGACTTCTCGCAGATGCTGGCCGCATTCAAGAAGGGGATCGAGGCCAACGTGGGCGACGAGGACTTCCAGAGTCACTACGACCTGGGCGTCGCCTACAAGGAGATGGGGCTGCTCGACGAGGCTATCGCGGAATTCCAGAAGGCACTGCGAAGCAGCGAGGGCCGGCTCAAGTCGTCGGAAACGCTCGGGCTCTGCTTTTTCGAGAAGGGCCAGTTCGCCGTGGCGGAGACCATCTTGCGACGCGCGCTCGAGTTGCCGGCGGCGAGCGAGGCGGAGCGCATCGGGCTGCTCTACTGGCTGGGCCGCGCGCAAGAGGAGCAGGGCAAGGGACCCGACGCGCTCGGTTCGTACAACCGGGTCTTCGCGGAGGACATCAATTTCCAGGACGTCAACCAGCGGGTGCAGGCGCTCTCCAGGGCGGGAGCCCAGCGGTGACCCACCAGGCCGCCGGCGTCACCCTGGCCGACGTGCAGCGACCGGTGGTCGCGCACCTCGACGCCGTCACCGCGGACCTGCGCGCGATCATCGCGGCCGATTTCCCGCTGATCGCGGAGGTCAACGGGCACCTCCTCCAGATGAAGGGCAAGCTCTTCCGCCCCACGTTGCTCCTGCTCGCGAGCGAGGCGTCGGGCGCGCGGGACCCCCGCGCCGTGCGGTTCGCCGCCATCATCGAGCTGATCCATCTCGCGACCCTGGTGCACGACGACTCGGTGGACCACTCGTCGCTGCGGCGCGGGATGCCGACGGTGAACTCCCTGTTCAGCCACCAGATCGCGGTGATAATGGGCGACTACCTCTACTCGCGCGCGATCATCGAGCTGGTGAGGCTCGACGACCTCGAGCCGCTGAGGGTGCTCTCGCGGGTGACCAACGAGATGACGGTCGGGGAGATGCGGCAGCTCGCGGCCTACGACGCGCTGAGCTTCCGCGAGGAGGACTACGAGCTGCTCATCAGATCCAAGACCGCCTCGCTCGTCGCCGCGACCTGCGAGGTCGGCGCGCTTCGCGCCGAGCCGGACTCCCGGAGGGCGCTGCGCGGGTACGGCGACTCGCTAGGTATGGCGTTCCAGATCACCGACGATCTTCTCGACTATACGGAAGGTGAGGCGGTGACCGGCAAGCCCTCGGGGTTGGACCTCAAGGAGCACAAGGTCACGCTACCGCTCATCGCCGCGTTGCCTCACCTGACGGACGATGAGCGCCGGGAAGTGCAGCGGCTCTTCCTCGCTGCCAGGCCCGCCGACGATCAGGTAGCTAGGGTCATGGCCATGGTTGCCAGGTGCGGCGGGCTCGACTACGCCCGCGAGCGTGCGGCGGCGTACGCGGCACAGGCCGAGGCCTCGCTCGAAGAGCTCGCGCCCTCGGCGGCGCGCGACGCGCTGCGGGACGCCATCGCCTACGCGGTCGAGCGGCGGCGCTGAAGCGTGGCGCCGGTCCCGCGCCGCCCGCTCTTCTATCTCGGGGTGCTCGCCTCGGGGTTCGTCCTGGGCGGCCTGCTCTCGTCGTTCCTGCGCCGATTCATGCCGGAAGGGGCCCCGCGCGACGTCCTGACGTACGCCGTGACCGCTCATCTCGGCCCCGTCACCCTGGACCTGCTGGTGCTCTCCTTCACGATTGGGCCCCTCGGTGTTAATGTTTCTGTGCTGGCGGTAGTCGGGGTGGTCTTGGCTTACCTGTTGGCTCGCTCGTTGTTCTAGGGCGGTTGAAGAGCCGGAAACTCTTCAACTCTTCAACCAGGAGTGACCTATGTTCGGGAATCTGGGCATGTCCGAGATCCTGATGGTCCTCGTGATCGTGCTGCTCGTCTTCGGCGCGAAGCGGTTGCCGGAGATCGGGTCCGCGATGGGCAAGGGGATTCGGGAGTTCAAGCGGAGCATGCGTGAAGTGACGGAGGAGATAGACCGACCGGAGCCGCCCGCGGAGCCGAGACGCCTGGCTCCGCCGGAAGAGCGCCGGCAGGGCTGACCAAAGAAAGACGGGGCGCGGATCGAAGAGACCGCGCCCCGTTTTCACGTCGCCCGGCGGCTACTGGGTCTGCTGCTGAGCCGCCGGCCGTAGCACCTCGGCCCGCCGATCCTTGACGTTCGCTGCACGCCGGAGCGCCTCAAGGTAGGCCTGTACCCGCACCTGACGCGCCGCCCGCAACACCGCCAGCCGCTGGTCCTCCTTTTGCTGCACCCATGCCGCTG
This DNA window, taken from Gemmatimonadales bacterium, encodes the following:
- the hutI gene encoding imidazolonepropionase; this encodes MVAPDRDVRDWFHEAARRRGPTPDGGRTARSAPAAGPGPPPDSPPDEIVSCEGRLVTPGLVDCHTHAVFGKPRLDDQGRRARGEDYKEIAAAGGGILSSVADFRARGEDELLDLTRTRVSLLATLGTTSVEIKSGYGLALEEELKALRVARRLSAELPVTVVPTFLGAHEVPAEYRSKRDAYIHLVTDQMLPAVVREGLASFCDVFCEPGVFSIAESEAILTAAQSLGLGAKLHADELDPAGGAQLAARLGAVSADHLAAIHPQGIDALAASGTVAVLLPGTLVFLGKARQAPARALVDSGAIVALATDFNPGSSPSANLPLMMALAVSQSRLQPEEAFIGATVNAAWALRLADGQGRLVPGGRADVAVWNCRDVRELAYWYGMPLAWRVYAAGRPCHEPDAGISSARYRAGPLSPPQS
- a CDS encoding tetratricopeptide repeat protein: MSNLDKFKDQARKFELKGQWQKAIDQLTKAIDTFEATPDGDDAELVLYNRVGDLYQKAGDTQNAITYYERAVDKYTEVGLANNAIALSNKLLRLAPGRSQVYLKLGILFAKKGFGPDAKHNLLEYADRMQKAGQIEEAFKALKKFAEMTPGNDDIWAVLAQQARAQAKTPEAAEQVEKLLAEFEAKDRVATQRRSRMSRSMLTGEELPPEPPAKRDLVFLDINEPVQPRRSAVAKAPVLEPTPPEPEIPALEIETTSLAEPEVAPPSADLPLLELEPTSLAEPEAAPPLDDLGSLDLEVAPVAGGPQEEAPSTAGLPLLDVEEEAPAAAEISSTLEFLDLGEVTTAAPSVEDLESRIAAGPEDWEAHRLLGEALLEQGERERGLAELDAAMDGYDQAGDLEMANAVTEEVIRLNPNSVRHQQRRVEIAYRRGDKARLVDAYVELADALLRSNDLDKAIAVYQRVLEHDPSNVRSKSALDTLAPPAAPAVPQAPPPAAAVAAKGDYVDLGALLFDDEDEGSVKDTRMRIEDEEPSGDDKKDFSQMLAAFKKGIEANVGDEDFQSHYDLGVAYKEMGLLDEAIAEFQKALRSSEGRLKSSETLGLCFFEKGQFAVAETILRRALELPAASEAERIGLLYWLGRAQEEQGKGPDALGSYNRVFAEDINFQDVNQRVQALSRAGAQR
- a CDS encoding polyprenyl synthetase family protein, with protein sequence MTHQAAGVTLADVQRPVVAHLDAVTADLRAIIAADFPLIAEVNGHLLQMKGKLFRPTLLLLASEASGARDPRAVRFAAIIELIHLATLVHDDSVDHSSLRRGMPTVNSLFSHQIAVIMGDYLYSRAIIELVRLDDLEPLRVLSRVTNEMTVGEMRQLAAYDALSFREEDYELLIRSKTASLVAATCEVGALRAEPDSRRALRGYGDSLGMAFQITDDLLDYTEGEAVTGKPSGLDLKEHKVTLPLIAALPHLTDDERREVQRLFLAARPADDQVARVMAMVARCGGLDYARERAAAYAAQAEASLEELAPSAARDALRDAIAYAVERRR
- a CDS encoding DUF4321 domain-containing protein — encoded protein: MAPVPRRPLFYLGVLASGFVLGGLLSSFLRRFMPEGAPRDVLTYAVTAHLGPVTLDLLVLSFTIGPLGVNVSVLAVVGVVLAYLLARSLF
- a CDS encoding twin-arginine translocase TatA/TatE family subunit; protein product: MFGNLGMSEILMVLVIVLLVFGAKRLPEIGSAMGKGIREFKRSMREVTEEIDRPEPPAEPRRLAPPEERRQG